In Oreochromis aureus strain Israel breed Guangdong linkage group 20, ZZ_aureus, whole genome shotgun sequence, the following are encoded in one genomic region:
- the LOC120435316 gene encoding RING finger protein 145-like, with protein MAYMICQFFHMDFWLLIIISSSILTSLQVAVCVVCYGVSETVFGEWSVMGSTIILVHSYYNVWLRAQLGWQSFLLRRDAVNKIKSLPTASNTQLEQYNDICAICFQDMTSAVFTPCSHFFHAGCLMPSLSFTTKSQSPTNGGATQGTPAANQNPAGQEEGTLLDDRKEGASVEQEGDNETATSAGETSASTSPLWNLLHTPPPPPPFNP; from the exons ATGGCTTATATGATCTGCCAGTTCTTCCACATGGACTTCTGGCTTCTcatcatcatctcctcctcAATCCTCACCTCTCTCCAG GTTGCGGTGTGCGTGGTGTGCTATGGTGTATCAGAGACTGTATTTGGCGAGTGGAGTGTGATGGGAAGCACCATCATCTTGGTCCACTCGTACTATAACGTCTGGCTCAGAGCCCAGCTGGGCTGGCAGAGCTTCCTGCTCAGGAGAGATGCTGTAAACAAGATAAAAAGCCTCCCTACAGCTAGCAATACACAGCTGGAGCAGTATAATGACATCTGTGCTATCTGCTTCCAG GACATGACCAGTGCTGTGTTCACTCCGTGCAGTCATTTCTTCCACGCTGGCTGTCTGATGCCCTCTCTGTCGTTCACAACCAAGAGCCAATCACCAACTAACGGTGGAGCTACCCAAGGTACAcctgcagccaatcagaacccTGCAGGACAGGAAGAAGGCACTCTACTGGATGACAGGAAAGAGGGAGCGTCAGTagagcaggagggagataaTGAAACTGCCACATCAGCTGGGGAAACCTCCGCTTCCACCTCCCCACTG TGGAACCTCCTCCACacccctccacctcctcctccattcaACCCCTGA